One genomic segment of Rivularia sp. PCC 7116 includes these proteins:
- a CDS encoding lysophospholipid acyltransferase family protein: MNNQQRKSRLGWSLDERDPKFIESFMPIWEWFYRHYFRVKTDGWENIPPQEQVLIVGSHNGGMATPDMVMMMYDWFRRYGTERLAYGLMHPYIWKINSDIAKLGEKTGAIAAHPKAANAALKRGASVLVYPGGQYDLFRPYNQRYNINFAGNKGFIKLALRQEVPIIPAISVGAHETLIVLGDFYEIIKQLNTMGLPWLYNLDPGVFPIYLGLPWGLAIGPLPNIPFPVQIHTRICKPIIFEKYGREASKDRDYVDECYNLVCTQMQQEMDKLAREVNNK; the protein is encoded by the coding sequence ATGAATAATCAGCAAAGAAAATCTAGATTAGGTTGGTCTTTAGATGAAAGAGATCCCAAATTTATTGAATCATTTATGCCAATTTGGGAGTGGTTTTACCGCCACTATTTTCGCGTCAAAACGGATGGTTGGGAAAATATTCCTCCTCAAGAGCAAGTATTAATAGTTGGTTCTCATAATGGGGGGATGGCAACTCCCGATATGGTTATGATGATGTACGATTGGTTTCGTAGGTATGGAACCGAACGTTTAGCCTATGGTTTAATGCATCCCTATATCTGGAAAATTAATTCCGACATTGCTAAATTAGGTGAAAAAACTGGTGCGATCGCAGCTCATCCGAAAGCAGCAAATGCAGCTTTAAAAAGGGGTGCGAGCGTTTTAGTATATCCGGGGGGACAATATGATTTATTTCGTCCCTACAACCAACGTTACAATATCAATTTTGCTGGGAATAAAGGTTTTATCAAATTAGCATTAAGACAAGAAGTTCCTATCATCCCTGCAATTTCTGTAGGAGCTCACGAAACTTTAATTGTGTTGGGTGATTTCTACGAAATAATCAAACAATTAAATACTATGGGTTTACCTTGGTTATATAATTTAGATCCAGGAGTATTTCCCATATATTTAGGTTTACCTTGGGGTTTAGCAATTGGACCTTTACCAAATATACCGTTTCCCGTACAAATACATACTCGCATTTGTAAACCAATTATTTTTGAAAAATACGGTAGAGAAGCATCGAAAGATCGCGATTATGTAGATGAATGTTACAACTTGGTTTGCACCCAAATGCAGCAAGAAATGGATAAACTGGCAAGGGAAGTTAATAATAAGTAA
- the tnpA gene encoding IS200/IS605 family transposase: MAKLSASDYEYRRAEKSVSSINYHFVFVPKRRKAVLVNEIAMRLQEIIFELVKEHGWRLIALEVMPDHVHMFINSPPHESASQIAKWVKGRASNILRKEYPQLKKLPTLWSPSYFVATTGQVSTDVIRKYIENQTSK, translated from the coding sequence ATGGCTAAGTTGTCAGCGTCAGATTATGAATACAGAAGGGCTGAAAAATCCGTGTCATCGATAAATTATCACTTTGTGTTTGTCCCAAAAAGACGTAAAGCAGTATTAGTTAATGAAATCGCTATGCGGCTACAGGAAATTATTTTTGAGTTAGTAAAAGAACATGGCTGGAGATTAATCGCTCTTGAAGTGATGCCAGATCATGTACATATGTTTATCAACTCACCGCCACATGAGTCAGCTTCTCAAATTGCAAAGTGGGTTAAGGGTAGAGCATCTAATATTCTAAGGAAGGAATATCCACAGTTAAAAAAATTACCTACTTTGTGGAGTCCTAGTTACTTTGTAGCTACTACAGGACAAGTAAGTACCGACGTTATTCGTAAGTATATTGAGAACCAAACTAGTAAATAA
- a CDS encoding TIGR02281 family clan AA aspartic protease, with amino-acid sequence MKSVFSWWTTRVTVISTLLILLSGNSTQANDPGACFMTTEDGRTINLGSLCGITPVKPVDTGVYRIDIKRRSGNTPIVDVTFNGKQTFEMIFDTGASGTLITQSMANALQIKPSGTLQASIADGSVIKLKTGQVKSIGVGGAKVNNVRVAIAPNADTGLLGHDFFGNYDVKIRQNTIELYRR; translated from the coding sequence ATGAAAAGTGTTTTCAGTTGGTGGACTACTAGAGTTACAGTTATATCTACATTGTTAATTTTACTGTCGGGTAATAGTACCCAGGCAAACGATCCTGGAGCCTGTTTCATGACAACTGAGGATGGGAGAACCATTAATTTAGGAAGTCTTTGCGGTATTACACCTGTCAAACCTGTGGATACAGGAGTTTATCGAATTGATATCAAACGTCGAAGCGGGAATACTCCCATAGTAGATGTTACATTTAACGGCAAACAAACTTTTGAGATGATATTTGATACCGGTGCTAGCGGTACTTTGATTACTCAATCAATGGCAAATGCGTTACAAATAAAGCCTTCAGGTACTCTTCAAGCCAGTATCGCCGATGGTTCGGTAATAAAATTAAAGACGGGGCAGGTTAAATCAATTGGTGTTGGTGGTGCTAAGGTTAACAATGTTCGAGTCGCAATAGCCCCTAATGCAGACACCGGACTTTTAGGACACGATTTTTTTGGTAACTACGACGTAAAAATCCGACAAAATACGATTGAACTTTACCGTCGTTAG
- a CDS encoding ankyrin repeat domain-containing protein, with translation MIEIAEFLLKNGLPINARDADGKTPLHHAASKGHLEMAEFLINNGAKVNSITCLGDTPLSEAKEWNHEEMERLLKSHGGRDVI, from the coding sequence TTGATAGAAATTGCAGAGTTTTTATTAAAAAATGGTTTACCAATAAATGCTCGCGATGCAGATGGTAAAACACCGTTGCATCATGCAGCATCAAAAGGTCATTTAGAAATGGCTGAATTTCTTATAAACAATGGTGCAAAAGTTAATAGTATCACTTGCCTCGGAGACACTCCTCTTTCAGAAGCAAAAGAATGGAATCATGAGGAAATGGAACGTTTATTAAAAAGTCACGGTGGAAGGGATGTTATATAA
- a CDS encoding RNA-guided endonuclease TnpB family protein, giving the protein MYKTVPIKAKFTDEEKAFWVDQCEHSNSLYNSAIYLARQNHYAMLLERKANTTYWCGDELRSGWKTYRLETNYYHLDKQLKTCIHYFSLAAQAAQQTLKLVGESITSYNKLVDKYYLGDGSRPSIPKYRKSGGLFAVTFPKQALACHNGYIYPSISKATKPELITSIKLILPEFISFDWIKEVIIRPSRGEFWVDWVIDDGKQPIINNKSLNYNHAISIDHGVKFWLSAVTTLGKSFIVESPQLKTALHKYRNQVQQHKKNKPSRYWDNYLDRITAKRNLQVRDAVNKAARFIINKCLKDGIGNLVIGWNEGNKTNINIGRNNNYEVVSMPTKRLIERLRQLCEEYGIRFHITTEEYTSKASFIDNDELHQYGAKPIEWKPSGKRISRDVYRTKDGLLIHADLNAASNILRKVADQIFINSGIAKLAFEIIKRGALTHPKRYDIFSNLKRSYRKQTMSRSMSLDYGVTTA; this is encoded by the coding sequence GTGTACAAAACAGTTCCAATAAAAGCAAAATTTACGGATGAAGAAAAAGCTTTCTGGGTAGATCAGTGTGAGCATTCAAACAGTTTATATAACTCTGCTATTTATCTGGCACGCCAGAATCATTATGCAATGCTACTTGAAAGAAAGGCTAATACAACTTACTGGTGTGGAGATGAACTTAGAAGTGGTTGGAAAACTTACAGATTAGAAACTAATTATTATCATTTAGATAAACAGCTTAAAACTTGCATTCACTACTTTTCATTGGCTGCACAAGCTGCACAACAAACATTAAAGTTAGTAGGAGAATCAATAACTAGTTACAATAAATTAGTGGATAAGTATTACTTAGGAGATGGCAGTAGGCCATCAATTCCCAAGTACAGAAAGTCTGGTGGTTTATTCGCAGTTACGTTCCCAAAACAAGCCTTGGCTTGTCATAATGGTTATATTTATCCCTCAATCAGTAAAGCAACAAAGCCTGAATTAATAACATCAATTAAGCTTATTTTGCCCGAATTTATTAGCTTTGATTGGATTAAAGAAGTAATTATTCGTCCTAGTCGTGGAGAGTTTTGGGTTGATTGGGTGATAGACGATGGTAAACAGCCAATTATAAATAATAAGAGTCTTAACTACAATCATGCAATTAGCATTGATCACGGTGTAAAGTTTTGGTTGTCAGCAGTTACTACCCTTGGTAAAAGTTTTATTGTTGAATCTCCACAGCTAAAAACTGCACTCCATAAATATCGAAATCAAGTACAGCAACATAAGAAAAACAAACCTAGTAGATACTGGGACAATTACCTTGATAGAATCACAGCAAAACGCAATTTACAAGTCAGAGATGCAGTAAATAAAGCCGCTAGGTTTATCATCAATAAATGCTTAAAAGACGGTATCGGGAATTTAGTAATTGGTTGGAATGAGGGAAATAAAACCAACATTAATATTGGTAGAAACAATAATTATGAAGTTGTTTCAATGCCAACCAAAAGACTTATTGAGAGGTTAAGACAATTGTGTGAAGAATATGGTATTAGATTCCACATAACCACTGAGGAGTATACTTCTAAAGCTTCTTTTATTGATAATGATGAATTACATCAATACGGTGCAAAACCCATAGAATGGAAGCCATCAGGTAAAAGAATTAGTAGAGATGTATACCGCACAAAAGACGGTTTATTGATTCATGCAGATTTAAATGCAGCATCTAACATTCTACGAAAGGTTGCCGACCAGATTTTTATTAACTCCGGCATCGCAAAACTAGCTTTTGAAATAATTAAACGGGGTGCTTTGACACACCCCAAACGGTACGATATTTTTAGTAATCTAAAAAGGTCTTATCGCAAGCAAACAATGTCACGCAGTATGTCTTTAGACTACGGAGTGACAACTGCTTAG
- a CDS encoding sulfotransferase domain-containing protein, translating to MENQELSLIPRINCVPRSFDSNAPVNFYTPPFITKSGMQNVFNHFVNRDSDIYVATYPKSGTTWTISIIEHLINKVPPKGISTGASTAEACLWLDRAASVENWRSTFSQLEKMKSPRFFKSHASVGLIKQPARIIQCIRHPLDTFVSAWHHTRGKKHLFYYNGSWSHFFSEIVLQSKYEGGDWFDYHEEFLQASKAGKIDALFLRYEDMKKDNAISAIHKLAEFIGVESYDAEEISRATDFKSMKQKSITEGHIDTEGELSDVLVSREVGDKNNPSKAHIRKGMVGDWVNYLSDDELVMWRDYVNKKKDYCPHVVDFFSLDDLLCN from the coding sequence ATGGAAAACCAAGAACTGTCCCTTATTCCACGAATTAACTGTGTACCCCGTTCGTTTGATTCAAATGCGCCAGTAAATTTCTATACTCCGCCTTTTATTACAAAGAGTGGAATGCAAAACGTATTTAACCATTTTGTTAATAGAGATAGTGATATTTATGTCGCAACTTATCCAAAGTCTGGCACAACTTGGACTATATCAATAATTGAGCATTTAATAAATAAAGTTCCCCCGAAAGGTATTTCAACTGGTGCTAGTACAGCAGAAGCTTGTTTGTGGTTAGATCGGGCTGCAAGTGTAGAAAACTGGCGTTCAACGTTTTCTCAATTGGAAAAGATGAAATCTCCAAGGTTTTTTAAATCCCATGCCAGTGTAGGTTTAATTAAACAACCTGCAAGAATAATTCAATGTATAAGACATCCTCTAGATACTTTTGTTTCTGCATGGCATCATACTAGAGGGAAAAAGCATCTTTTCTATTATAACGGGTCTTGGAGTCATTTCTTTTCAGAAATAGTATTACAAAGTAAATATGAAGGTGGTGATTGGTTTGATTATCACGAGGAATTTTTGCAAGCATCTAAAGCAGGGAAAATTGATGCATTATTTTTAAGGTATGAGGATATGAAAAAAGATAATGCTATTTCAGCTATACATAAACTTGCTGAGTTTATTGGAGTTGAATCTTATGACGCTGAAGAAATTTCGAGAGCAACTGATTTTAAGAGTATGAAACAAAAATCAATTACTGAGGGACATATTGATACTGAGGGAGAATTATCTGATGTTTTAGTTTCTCGCGAAGTTGGTGATAAGAATAATCCATCTAAAGCTCATATACGTAAAGGGATGGTTGGGGATTGGGTTAATTATTTAAGCGATGATGAGTTAGTTATGTGGAGAGATTATGTAAATAAAAAGAAAGATTATTGTCCTCATGTTGTTGATTTCTTTTCTTTAGATGATTTGCTTTGTAACTAA
- the fusA gene encoding elongation factor G has translation MVVPRTRIRNIGISAHIDSGKTTLSERILFYTGRIHAIEEVRGGGKGATMDFDDLEKEHGITISSAATSCQWQDTQINLIDTPGHIDFTIEVERALRVLDGAVMVLCAVAGVQSQSITVDRQMKRYSVPRIAFINKMDRTGANPFKVVEAMHDSLDLNALLLQYPIGAESQFEGVVDLIAMEAHFYEGKNGEIWVKRKIADELKQEAEAAREKMLDTLSLFSEEMTGKLVEGEEVSQELIWKTIREATLNLELVPVLIGSAFKNKGVQNLLDAVSLYLPSPVDKDFVNATVFETGESVNINLNLDAPLVALAFKLTVESFGQLTYIRVYSGILNQGDTIYNSRTGEKVQVGRLLRMHANKREEIKQAVAGDIVALLGVECASGDTFCSSEIRVSLENIFVPEPVITLAIEVNKNQDLDKISKALNRFQKEDPTFRVNVDEESNETLISGMGELHLEIYIERMKREYYLDIAVGKPKVSYREAISQRATFDYKLKKQTSGPGQYAHVVGYIEPCEEQFVFENKVFGGAIPKEYIGGLEKGFLEAMNLGMLEGYPVMGVRIVLENGSHHMVDSSEFAFRMAAQQAFTQAFMKAKPHLLEPIMSVEVETPDEFLGRVQGDLSSRRGLLLGSQTMQGYSIIRAEVPLTQMFGYSGNLRSLTSGMATFSMQFDCYRKA, from the coding sequence ATGGTTGTTCCCCGAACGCGCATCCGAAATATCGGTATATCTGCTCACATCGACTCTGGAAAGACGACATTGAGCGAGCGCATTCTCTTCTATACGGGTAGAATCCATGCAATTGAGGAAGTACGAGGAGGTGGTAAGGGTGCCACTATGGACTTCGATGATTTGGAGAAGGAACATGGTATCACCATCTCTTCGGCTGCTACTAGCTGTCAATGGCAAGATACACAGATAAATTTAATTGATACTCCGGGACACATCGATTTTACGATTGAAGTCGAGCGGGCTTTGCGCGTACTCGATGGTGCTGTAATGGTGCTTTGTGCTGTTGCTGGTGTGCAGTCTCAGTCGATTACTGTTGATAGACAGATGAAGCGTTATAGCGTACCTCGTATAGCGTTTATCAACAAGATGGATCGAACTGGTGCGAATCCGTTTAAAGTTGTGGAAGCAATGCATGATTCTTTGGATTTGAATGCATTGTTGTTGCAATATCCTATCGGTGCTGAAAGTCAGTTTGAAGGGGTTGTCGATTTAATCGCAATGGAGGCTCATTTTTATGAAGGTAAAAATGGCGAAATTTGGGTTAAACGAAAGATTGCCGATGAGTTGAAGCAAGAAGCGGAAGCTGCACGAGAAAAAATGCTTGATACTCTTTCTTTGTTTTCTGAAGAGATGACGGGGAAATTAGTAGAGGGTGAAGAAGTTTCTCAAGAGTTGATTTGGAAAACTATCCGCGAAGCAACTTTGAATTTAGAGCTTGTCCCCGTACTTATAGGTTCGGCTTTTAAGAATAAGGGAGTACAGAATTTATTGGATGCTGTTTCTCTATATTTACCTTCTCCTGTGGATAAAGATTTCGTTAACGCAACAGTTTTTGAGACTGGTGAATCTGTAAACATTAATTTGAATTTGGATGCACCTTTGGTTGCTTTAGCGTTTAAATTGACGGTGGAGTCTTTCGGACAATTAACTTATATCCGCGTTTATTCGGGTATTCTCAACCAAGGTGACACTATTTATAATTCCCGTACTGGGGAAAAGGTGCAGGTTGGTAGATTATTAAGAATGCACGCCAATAAGCGGGAAGAAATAAAACAAGCTGTTGCGGGGGATATTGTGGCGCTTTTGGGTGTTGAATGTGCTTCCGGCGATACATTCTGTTCGTCAGAAATACGAGTATCTTTAGAAAATATATTCGTACCCGAGCCTGTAATTACTTTGGCGATTGAAGTTAATAAAAATCAGGATTTGGATAAAATTTCCAAAGCTTTAAATCGCTTTCAAAAAGAAGATCCTACCTTTCGCGTAAATGTAGATGAGGAGTCAAATGAAACATTGATTTCCGGTATGGGTGAACTGCACCTAGAAATTTACATCGAGCGGATGAAGCGGGAATATTATTTAGATATTGCAGTCGGTAAACCCAAAGTATCTTATCGAGAAGCTATTTCGCAAAGAGCTACCTTTGATTATAAATTGAAAAAACAAACTAGCGGTCCCGGTCAATACGCTCACGTTGTGGGGTATATTGAGCCTTGTGAAGAACAGTTTGTATTTGAGAATAAAGTCTTTGGTGGTGCGATTCCTAAAGAATATATTGGGGGATTAGAGAAAGGTTTTCTCGAAGCGATGAATTTGGGAATGTTAGAAGGATATCCGGTGATGGGAGTAAGAATTGTTTTAGAAAACGGTTCCCATCACATGGTTGATTCTTCCGAATTTGCTTTTAGAATGGCTGCTCAGCAAGCATTCACTCAAGCTTTTATGAAAGCGAAACCTCATCTTCTCGAACCGATTATGTCAGTTGAAGTGGAGACACCAGATGAATTTTTGGGAAGAGTTCAAGGAGATTTATCTTCAAGAAGGGGGTTGCTGTTGGGTTCTCAAACAATGCAAGGATATTCAATTATCCGTGCTGAAGTACCACTAACGCAAATGTTTGGATATTCCGGTAACTTGCGTTCTTTAACTTCCGGTATGGCTACATTTTCAATGCAGTTTGATTGTTATCGGAAAGCGTAA
- a CDS encoding DUF1822 family protein translates to MNNISLFTFTSPTDLILEIPLNVQNQAWDKSRNYSNSANCYQAYMNKLCLLAVLPWLESEFAQQAKLSPSTTALPSLWELVNGCSITLSDGTKFVLVPNEDIDLSELQVPQEWVDIPSFVGDYYLGIQVQPDEGFVRVWGYSTHAQLKINSSYDAVFRNYSLDRTDVTTDLSVLTVSKEFCPQEITRSQIPPLANLTSQQAQNLILRLGNPEILNPRLEIPFTIWGAFIEQLGYRNSLYEKRLGLPQQWHVIDWLQNGVSQIAEQFGWRSFNLETSMAGARNLEEIEKSGKILSRQLTIAGKQYILSIIPKNELEGIIWRFQLRNAAAGGFIPGGFKLRLLTEDLQAFPNNEDITATAVEELFVEVMLQPGEGIVWEIEPLPEDYDREVLRF, encoded by the coding sequence ATGAACAACATTTCCTTATTTACCTTTACTTCCCCAACAGACTTGATTTTGGAAATACCTTTAAACGTTCAAAATCAAGCTTGGGATAAAAGCCGGAATTATTCTAATTCTGCAAATTGCTATCAAGCATATATGAATAAGCTTTGCCTTCTGGCAGTCTTACCCTGGTTAGAGTCAGAATTCGCTCAGCAGGCAAAGCTTTCGCCCAGTACCACTGCATTACCCAGCTTGTGGGAGCTGGTTAATGGATGTTCAATTACGCTTAGTGACGGCACAAAATTTGTGTTAGTTCCCAATGAAGATATTGATTTAAGCGAGTTACAGGTTCCCCAAGAGTGGGTAGATATTCCTAGTTTTGTTGGGGATTATTATTTAGGAATACAAGTACAACCGGATGAAGGTTTTGTTCGAGTTTGGGGTTATTCTACTCATGCTCAACTTAAAATTAATTCGAGTTATGATGCTGTTTTTAGAAATTATTCCTTAGATAGAACAGATGTAACTACAGATTTAAGCGTATTAACGGTAAGTAAAGAATTTTGTCCCCAAGAAATAACCCGTAGCCAAATCCCACCCCTAGCAAATTTGACTTCACAACAAGCCCAAAATTTAATTTTGCGTTTGGGAAATCCAGAAATATTAAACCCCCGTTTGGAAATTCCTTTTACCATTTGGGGAGCTTTCATCGAACAGTTGGGTTATCGCAACAGTTTATATGAAAAAAGATTGGGATTACCACAACAGTGGCATGTAATTGATTGGTTGCAAAATGGGGTTTCCCAAATAGCAGAACAATTTGGTTGGAGAAGTTTTAATCTAGAAACGAGTATGGCAGGCGCTCGTAATCTAGAAGAAATAGAAAAATCGGGAAAAATTCTTTCTCGTCAATTAACTATTGCGGGAAAGCAATATATCCTTTCAATTATTCCTAAAAACGAACTCGAAGGAATAATTTGGCGTTTTCAACTGCGTAACGCTGCGGCAGGTGGTTTTATCCCCGGTGGTTTTAAATTAAGATTGCTTACCGAAGATTTACAAGCTTTTCCCAACAATGAGGATATTACTGCAACCGCAGTTGAAGAACTTTTTGTAGAAGTTATGCTACAACCGGGAGAAGGAATTGTTTGGGAAATTGAACCACTTCCTGAAGATTATGATAGGGAAGTTTTACGATTTTAA
- a CDS encoding Gfo/Idh/MocA family protein translates to MTAASKNQQGEIGVAVVGTGFGKKVHIPGLKAHPKTQVVAVYNRDLDKAKEIAESNDIPHACDNLTDILQLPEVQAVAISTPPFLHYEMAKQVLQAGKHVLLEKPVTLNVTEAKELYHIAQEKNLAATVDFEFRFVPGWLLFCELLAQNYVGNKRLITINWFGSSRANPDRAWNWYSQKEKGGGALGSLGSHTFDYIHWLFGEVRRVNAHFTTAIPQRPDATTGEMKPVNTDDTCALTLELADGTPCQVSISAVIFAPRTHAIEVYGDEGTLILASENQKDYVHGFRVWGGKAGKPVAEIEIPNRLTFPKNYADGRISGFLRVVDQLVAAINSGESTTPSLREGVYSQLLMDKSHESNETSNWVNVPSLDTLI, encoded by the coding sequence ATGACTGCTGCATCAAAAAATCAACAGGGTGAAATTGGCGTTGCTGTGGTGGGAACCGGATTTGGTAAAAAAGTCCATATTCCCGGATTGAAAGCCCATCCTAAAACTCAAGTAGTAGCCGTTTACAATCGGGATTTGGATAAAGCCAAAGAAATAGCTGAATCCAACGACATCCCCCACGCTTGCGATAATCTTACAGATATCCTCCAATTACCCGAAGTACAAGCAGTCGCCATATCAACACCCCCATTTCTGCATTACGAAATGGCGAAACAAGTTTTACAAGCCGGGAAGCATGTTTTATTAGAAAAACCAGTTACTTTAAATGTCACTGAAGCTAAAGAACTTTACCATATAGCTCAAGAAAAGAATTTAGCTGCTACCGTAGACTTTGAATTTCGCTTCGTACCCGGATGGCTGCTATTTTGCGAATTATTAGCTCAAAACTATGTCGGGAACAAGCGTTTAATTACCATTAACTGGTTTGGTTCCTCCCGAGCTAATCCCGATCGCGCTTGGAATTGGTATTCTCAAAAAGAGAAAGGTGGTGGTGCTTTGGGTTCTTTGGGTTCCCACACCTTCGACTACATTCACTGGTTATTTGGAGAAGTACGTCGAGTCAACGCTCATTTTACCACCGCAATTCCCCAAAGACCAGATGCTACAACCGGGGAAATGAAACCTGTAAATACAGACGATACCTGTGCGTTAACGTTGGAATTAGCCGATGGAACCCCCTGTCAAGTTTCCATTAGTGCGGTGATTTTCGCACCACGTACCCATGCGATAGAAGTTTACGGAGATGAAGGGACTTTAATTTTAGCTAGCGAAAATCAAAAAGACTACGTACATGGATTCCGAGTTTGGGGTGGAAAAGCAGGTAAACCAGTTGCAGAAATCGAAATTCCCAATCGGTTAACATTTCCGAAAAATTATGCAGATGGACGCATTTCCGGATTTTTACGAGTAGTAGATCAACTCGTTGCAGCGATTAATAGCGGAGAATCCACAACACCATCTTTACGTGAAGGAGTTTATTCTCAGTTGTTGATGGATAAATCTCACGAATCTAATGAAACGTCGAATTGGGTGAATGTGCCAAGTTTAGATACTTTGATTTAG
- a CDS encoding O-acetyl-ADP-ribose deacetylase, whose protein sequence is MEVILNDITKLEVNAIVNAANTSLLGGSGVDGAIHRAAGKELVMECRSLGGCKTGDAKLTKGYNLPANFIIHTVGPVWQGGNNGEPELLANCYRKSLQIAIERKFESLAFPCISTGIYGYPKDKAAEIAVKTCSEELKNKNSQLKVIFCCFGKDNYQIYQRILNQL, encoded by the coding sequence ATGGAAGTTATTTTAAACGACATTACCAAGTTAGAAGTGAATGCCATAGTTAATGCTGCCAATACGAGTTTACTCGGTGGTAGTGGTGTTGATGGAGCAATTCATAGAGCAGCAGGAAAAGAACTTGTTATGGAATGTCGTTCTTTAGGAGGATGTAAAACTGGTGATGCGAAATTAACTAAAGGATATAATTTACCCGCAAATTTTATTATTCATACAGTCGGGCCAGTTTGGCAAGGTGGTAACAATGGAGAGCCAGAACTTTTAGCGAATTGCTATCGTAAATCATTACAAATTGCTATTGAGCGAAAGTTTGAATCATTGGCTTTTCCTTGTATTAGCACCGGTATTTATGGTTATCCTAAAGATAAAGCTGCTGAAATTGCGGTGAAAACTTGTTCGGAAGAATTGAAAAACAAAAATTCTCAGCTAAAAGTTATTTTCTGTTGTTTTGGTAAGGATAATTATCAGATTTATCAACGAATTTTAAATCAATTGTAA
- a CDS encoding sigma-70 family RNA polymerase sigma factor — protein sequence MQSRNNLVEIFSTFLQFDADRFRGWVTDGKLRRSMSNRLEKKQAETSDNFWALYWYKMWRISPQPIAQEHLLAYLQESCYWSSLKAANTFANIQYNLSDCFQVAIAKFDKVLKGFNLNSGYRLKNYASAAFGSIIRDTLRQRHEVDICSVWSLLRKTSQKRLIESLQESGLPKDTIANYVLVWNCFKTLYVPTQSNSTRQLPRPDDTIWLAIAQTYEKQTNTVIDSSTVETWLLNCATSIRKYLYPTVTSINAPVGEDSFEWVDNIAANEESLLNEIIAAEEEQKKVSQQSEINTVLISAITQLDIQNQQILQLYYAEGLTQQQIAKQLEVKQYTVSRRLSKTKETLLRSFAKWSQEKLHISLTSDILKTTSTVMEEWLQSYYSEQLTVNS from the coding sequence ATGCAATCGAGAAATAATCTTGTTGAGATATTTTCCACTTTCTTACAATTTGATGCAGACCGTTTTCGGGGTTGGGTAACTGATGGTAAACTGCGTCGGAGCATGTCTAATCGTCTAGAAAAAAAACAAGCGGAAACTTCCGATAATTTTTGGGCGCTTTACTGGTATAAAATGTGGCGAATTAGTCCCCAGCCAATTGCCCAAGAACATCTCTTAGCTTATTTACAGGAAAGTTGTTACTGGAGTTCGTTAAAAGCAGCAAACACATTTGCGAATATTCAGTACAATCTTTCCGACTGCTTTCAAGTCGCGATCGCAAAGTTTGATAAAGTTCTCAAAGGGTTTAATTTAAATTCCGGTTATCGACTGAAAAACTACGCTAGTGCTGCTTTTGGAAGTATTATCCGCGATACATTGCGTCAGCGTCACGAAGTTGATATTTGTTCGGTTTGGAGTTTGTTACGCAAAACTAGTCAGAAGCGTTTGATTGAATCTTTGCAAGAGTCGGGTTTGCCAAAAGATACAATTGCTAATTATGTGCTGGTTTGGAATTGTTTTAAGACTTTGTACGTACCAACCCAAAGCAACAGCACCAGGCAGCTTCCCCGCCCTGACGACACAATTTGGTTGGCGATCGCTCAAACCTATGAGAAACAAACGAATACAGTAATTGATTCTTCAACTGTGGAAACCTGGCTGCTCAATTGTGCCACTTCTATCCGTAAATATCTTTATCCGACTGTAACTTCCATTAATGCTCCGGTTGGTGAAGATTCATTTGAATGGGTAGATAATATTGCAGCGAACGAAGAATCTTTATTAAATGAAATTATTGCCGCAGAAGAAGAACAAAAAAAAGTTTCTCAACAATCCGAGATAAATACCGTATTAATAAGTGCAATTACTCAATTAGATATACAAAATCAGCAAATTTTACAGCTTTATTACGCGGAAGGTTTAACTCAACAGCAAATAGCCAAACAGCTAGAAGTCAAACAATATACAGTTTCTAGAAGATTAAGTAAAACCAAAGAAACATTACTACGCTCCTTTGCAAAATGGAGTCAAGAAAAACTGCATATTTCTTTAACATCAGACATATTAAAAACTACCAGCACCGTAATGGAGGAATGGCTGCAAAGTTATTACAGCGAACAGTTAACAGTTAACAGTTAA